In Acidimicrobiia bacterium, a single genomic region encodes these proteins:
- a CDS encoding C40 family peptidase yields the protein MSDSCAVLARARAQAALLVVLLVTAVVGLVAAPAGAAAAGPHSDALAALARSWQDARAAVTLDRLGLGAAQATLATAQAAYDTVDATVAAGGPTRRLDPRDGSVGSRALFDARDAALAARDQAATGVALRGAALIDATQRATAAEDAVVGEVRRREHVDAPRLRAAWDAAPDADLDVVAFALAQAGKPYVFAAAGPDAYDCSGLTMAAWATQGAHLAHFAATQYGQTERIRSNDLRPGDLVFFGDDLGHVGLYLGGHLMVHAPHTGDVVRIASVNGRDAMRTGRVRIPSG from the coding sequence ATGTCCGATTCCTGCGCCGTCCTCGCGCGCGCCCGCGCCCAGGCCGCCCTCCTCGTCGTGCTGCTCGTCACCGCCGTCGTCGGCCTCGTTGCCGCGCCTGCCGGCGCGGCCGCGGCGGGACCGCACAGCGATGCCCTGGCCGCCCTGGCGCGCTCCTGGCAGGACGCGCGAGCCGCGGTGACGCTCGACCGCCTCGGACTCGGTGCCGCCCAGGCCACCCTCGCCACGGCGCAGGCGGCGTACGACACGGTCGACGCGACCGTCGCCGCGGGCGGTCCGACGCGCCGACTCGACCCCCGTGACGGCAGCGTCGGGTCGAGGGCGCTGTTCGACGCGCGAGACGCCGCGCTGGCCGCTCGCGATCAGGCCGCGACCGGTGTGGCACTGCGCGGTGCGGCGTTGATCGATGCCACGCAGCGCGCGACCGCGGCCGAGGACGCCGTGGTCGGCGAGGTCAGACGACGCGAGCACGTCGACGCTCCGCGGTTGCGGGCGGCGTGGGACGCGGCGCCCGACGCGGATCTCGACGTCGTCGCGTTCGCGCTCGCGCAGGCAGGCAAGCCGTACGTCTTCGCGGCAGCCGGTCCCGACGCGTACGACTGCTCGGGGCTGACCATGGCCGCATGGGCCACGCAAGGCGCGCACCTGGCACACTTCGCCGCCACCCAGTACGGACAAACCGAGCGCATCCGCTCGAACGACCTCCGCCCCGGCGACCTCGTCTTCTTCGGGGACGACCTCGGCCACGTCGGGTTGTACCTCGGCGGTCACCTCATGGTGCACGCGCCGCACACCGGCGACGTCGTGCGCATCGCGTCGGTGAACGGCCGCGACGCGATGCGTACGGGTCGCGTGCGGATCCCGTCCGGGTAG
- a CDS encoding Ig-like domain-containing protein → MTKRQARRGGIVVLTLAVLGGIGAATWRLAPSSSSEHAQSATAKRVTSSAPAAVTFTPPDGATGVALSQRVQVQVDHARILGAQLRDPAGVTVAGMTVADGSLWYAGAPSLEPSTRYQIDVRVVDDHGRQRDVQSAFTTLTPSANLSWTMTPGDNDTVGVGMPVIVKFHQSVADKAAVEQHLVVQASKPITGAWHWFGDKEVDFRPATYWPANTDVAVIADMSGVDAGNGVWGSDLHSVHFHIGDAHVSIADANAHTFTVYDNGQQIASYPASLGREKYPTMSGIHIVLNKQPSVVMDSATNGIPRNSPDGYYETVFQDVAISDHGEYVHAAPWSVSEQGHTNVSHGCVNLAPDAAANFFNFSQRGDIVNVVGTGRPPDTTDTAMKDWNMTWAQWVAGSALPHTPGPNPSTVIR, encoded by the coding sequence ATGACGAAGCGACAGGCACGGAGAGGCGGCATCGTCGTCCTCACGCTCGCGGTGCTCGGTGGCATCGGCGCGGCCACGTGGCGGCTCGCGCCCTCGTCGTCGAGCGAGCACGCGCAGAGTGCGACGGCGAAGCGCGTCACGTCGTCCGCTCCTGCCGCCGTGACGTTCACGCCGCCCGACGGCGCGACGGGCGTCGCGCTGTCGCAGCGCGTGCAGGTGCAGGTCGATCACGCGCGCATCCTCGGTGCGCAGCTGCGTGATCCCGCGGGCGTCACCGTCGCGGGCATGACCGTCGCCGACGGCTCCCTGTGGTACGCGGGAGCACCGTCGCTCGAGCCGTCGACGCGCTACCAGATCGACGTGCGCGTCGTCGACGACCACGGTCGCCAGCGTGACGTGCAGTCGGCGTTCACCACGTTGACGCCGAGCGCGAACCTGTCGTGGACCATGACGCCGGGCGACAACGACACCGTCGGCGTCGGGATGCCGGTGATCGTCAAGTTCCACCAGTCGGTCGCGGACAAGGCCGCCGTCGAGCAGCACCTCGTCGTGCAGGCGTCGAAGCCCATCACGGGTGCGTGGCACTGGTTCGGCGACAAGGAGGTCGACTTCCGGCCGGCGACGTACTGGCCCGCGAACACCGATGTCGCCGTCATCGCCGACATGAGCGGCGTCGACGCCGGCAACGGCGTGTGGGGCAGCGACCTTCACAGCGTGCACTTCCACATCGGTGACGCGCACGTGAGCATCGCGGACGCGAACGCGCACACGTTCACGGTCTACGACAACGGCCAGCAGATCGCGTCCTACCCGGCGAGCCTCGGCCGCGAGAAGTACCCGACCATGAGCGGGATCCACATCGTGCTCAACAAGCAGCCGAGCGTGGTCATGGACTCCGCGACGAACGGGATCCCGCGCAACTCGCCCGACGGCTACTACGAGACCGTGTTCCAGGACGTGGCGATCAGCGATCACGGCGAGTACGTGCACGCGGCGCCGTGGTCCGTGAGCGAGCAGGGGCACACGAACGTCTCGCACGGTTGCGTGAACCTCGCGCCCGACGCCGCCGCCAACTTCTTCAACTTCAGCCAGCGCGGCGACATCGTGAACGTCGTGGGCACGGGCCGCCCGCCCGACACGACCGACACCGCGATGAAGGACTGGAACATGACGTGGGCGCAGTGGGTCGCGGGCAGCGCGCTCCCGCACACGCCCGGACCCAACCCGTCGACCGTCATTCGCTGA